The Euphorbia lathyris chromosome 2, ddEupLath1.1, whole genome shotgun sequence genome includes a window with the following:
- the LOC136219292 gene encoding ER membrane protein complex subunit 8/9 homolog, which produces MGGGEFKYEISQNAYIKLVLHALKHKSAAVDGVLVGRSSDDVIEITDSVPLFHNHLGLLPPLEISLILMEEYYSSQGLGIVGYFHANERFDETELGTVAKNIGDHIFRYFPQAAILLLDNKKLEALAKEKERSPIMQLYTRDTSKNWKLVGSDTSSRLVFKEPAANVVLLDYISDKKWEDVVDFDDHLDDITKDWLNPDLFK; this is translated from the exons ATGGGTGGTGGTGAGTTCAAATACGAGATTTCACAGAACGCCTACATAAAGCTGGTACTCCATGCCCTCAAACACAAATCTGCAGCTGTTGACGGCGTTTTAGTCGGCCGATCCAGCGATGATGTCATCGAGATTACTGATTCCGTCCCTCTTTTTCACAATCATCTCGGCCTCCTCCCTCCCCTGGAGATCTCCCTCATCTTG ATGGAGGAGTATTATAGTTCTCAAGGTCTGGGTATAGTGGGCTACTTTCATGCGAATGAGAGATTTGATGAGACTGAGCTTGGTACTGTGGCCAAGAATATTGGAGATCACATTTTTCGCTACTTCCCCCAAGCTGCTATTCTTTTG TTAGATAACAAAAAGCTGGAAGCACTAGCAAAGGAGAAAGAACGAAGCCCTATTATGCAG ctttatacaagggACACTTCAAAGAACTGGAAGTTAGTTGGATCAGATACAAGCAGTCGATTGGTATTTAAAGAGCCAGCAGCAAATGTTGTGCTGTTAGATTATATTTCGGATAAGAAGTGGGAGGATGTGGTCGATTTTGATGACCACCTTGATGATATTACCAA GGATTGGTTGAATCCAGATCTTTTCAAGTAG
- the LOC136219294 gene encoding heterogeneous nuclear ribonucleoprotein 1 — MGSKSKSDNPHSGDGASPGKIFIGGLAKDTTYATFNKHFGKYGEITDSVIMKDRYTGQPRGFGFITYADPSVVDKVIEDQHVINGKQVEIKRTIPKGSGQSKDFKTKKIFVGGIPSSVTEDELKNFFSKFGKVVEHQIIRDHETNRSRGFGFVIFDNEETVDELLSKGNMIDMAGTQVEIKKAEPKKASNPPPAPAYGSNSRGRSYNDGFGGFGGSFGGFDGGFGGPGPFRTPGSLGGRLSGGGGYGYASGGGDFGGGYGNFGGSSLGGYRGESSLGYSGRFGTYGGGFGGGYGGSSLGGYGRGSEGYGSYGGTGYGGGYESGPGASYGGAGGLYGRGGYSGSSRYHPYAR, encoded by the exons ATGGGATCTAAATCGAAGAGCGATAACCCTCATTCAGGCGACGGTGCAAGCCCTGG GAAAATTTTCATCGGAGGATTGGCTAAAGACACTACATATG CTACATTTAATAAACATTTTGGCAAGTATGGGGAGATTACCGACTCAGTTATCATGAAAGATCGGTACACTGGACAGCCTAGGGGCTTTGGTTTTATAACTTATGCTGATCCTTCAGTTGTTGACAAAGTTATTGAAGACCAACATGTCATCAATGGGAAGCAG GTGGAGATAAAGAGGACTATCCCTAAAGGTTCCGGGCAGTCAAAGGATTTTAAAACAAAGAAGATATTTGTTGGTGGAATTCCATCATCAGTGACTGAAG ATGAGCTCAAGAATTTCTTCTCAAAATTTGGGAAAGTGGTGGAGCATCAGATAATACGTGATCATGAAACCAATAGATCTAGAGGTTTTGgatttgtaatttttgacaatGAAGAAACTGTAGATGAATTGTTGTCCAAGGGAAATATGATTGATATGGCTGGTACTCAG GTGGAGATCAAGAAAGCTGAACCAAAGAAAGCCTCAAACCCACCACCTGCTCCTGCATATGGTAGCAACTCTAGGGGCCGTTCTTACAATGACGGCTTTGGTGGATTTGGAGGTTCTTTTGGGGGGTTTGATGGAGGGTTTGGTGGGCCTGGTCCCTTTAGGACTCCTGGGAGTCTGGGTGGCAGACTCAGTGGTGGTGGAGGATATGGTTATGCTAGTGGTGGTGGGGACTTTGGTGGGGGTTATGGAAATTTTGGAGGGAGTAGCTTAGGTGGTTACCGAGGTGAATCTTCCCTTGGTTATTCTGGTCGTTTTGGAACATATGGTGGCGGGTTTGGAGGGGGCTATGGTGGTAGTAGTTTAGGAGGTTATGGTCGGGGAAGCGAGGGATATGGAAGTTATGGAGGTACAGGGTATGGTGGGGGTTATGAATCTGGTCCAGGTGCTAGTTATGGAGGAGCAGGTGGTCTTTATGGCAGGGGAGGCTATAGCGGCAGTAGTCGATACCATCCTTATGCAAGATAG